The sequence AGCGTGCGCGAGCTGCGCCAGTTGAAAGCGATGCTCGAACAGTGGGATCGGGATCGCGATGGCTCGATTCAGCGCGAGGACATGCCGCGCCGCTACCGCCTCGAGGTCGGCGGCGCTTCCGATTCGGACAACCAGTTGAACGGTTTCCTCGTGTTCTCGGCGGTCCCCTCGATGGTCACCGCTTCTCCCACGCTGGGACCGGCATGGTTCCAGGCCATGGATCGCAACTCGGACGGCGATATTTCGCGCCGCGAGTTCCTCGGCGAGCGCGCGGCGTTCGACCGGCTCGATACCGATGGCGACGGCTTGATCAGCGTCGACGAAGCGGCTAAAGCCAAGTAGTCGACCATCGCAACCGCGGCCGACGGTGGCGTCACGTGCCACATGAGTGCGAGTGTGGGATCCGAAGAGGAATGCCGCACCAAGGAACGCCCTCATTCCGCACGCGCCATGCGGTCTCCCTTGCCGCCACGCACGCGATACGTCATGGTGGCGGTTGACATGAACCACGACGCCACGCCCACGCTTGTCGAGCAACTGAGCCGGCCCGAGGCCTACGCCGAACATCCGCGCGAGATCGTCCTGCACGAGACGCACATCTCCTGGGTCTTCGTCACCGAGCAGTTCGCGTACAAGCTGAAAAAGCCGGTCCGCTTCGACTTCCTCGATTACAGCACGGCCGAGAAGCGTCGCGCGGCCTGCGAGGCCGAGTTGCGTTTGAATCGCCGCCTGGCCCGGGATGTCTATCTCGACGTGCTCCCCATCACGCGCGATGACGTGGGCAGCCTGCACGTCGCCGGAGTTGGCCCCACGGTCGACTGGGCCGTGCGCATGCGGCGGCTGGCCGATGAAGAGCGGCTCGATTGCCTGATCCGCGACGGGCACGTCTCCGAGGCCGACCTCGAACGGGTGGCGGCACGCCTGGCCACCTTTTACCGGCAAGCGCCCGGGCTGGCCGTCGATGCGGGCGAGTACCGCGCGGCGATCGAGTCTCACGTGCGCGCCAATCGTCGCGAGCTGGCGCGCGAGGAGCGAGGCCTGCCGCAGGATCTCGTCGAACGCGTCCACCAGGCGCAGCTTCGCTGTCTGGCGCTCGCGCCGGCGCTGCTCGAGCGGCGCGTACGCGAGGGGCGCATCATCGACGGACACGGCGATCTCCGACCCGAGCACATCTACCTGCTCGAGCCTCCCGTGGCGATCGATTGCATCGAGTTCAACGACGAATTTCGCCGGCTCGACGCGGCCGACGAGTTAGCGTTTCTGGCGATGGAGTGCGACCGGCTGGGCGCGTCGTCGCTGGGCGCGCGGTTGTTCGATTCGTGCTGCCGGGCGACCGGAGACGAGCCTCCGGCGCGGCTCGTGACGTTCTTCAAGAGCTATCGCGCCGCCGTGCGGGCCAAGGTCCACGCCTTGCGAGCCGATCAGGCGCAGGGAAGCGAGCGCGAGCGGGCCCTGCAGGAGGCCATCTCTTATCTCGAGCTTGCCGACAGTTATCGCGACCGCTCCGAGCGCCCCCTGTTGCTCGTGGTCGGTGGACTGATGGGCACAGGCAAATCGACGCTCGCCGAGGCGCTCGCCCGGCAGTTTGGCACCGCGGTCTTCAGCACCGATGCGATCCGCCACGAGCTCTTCGGCCAGAGCCAGCATCCGGCCGGTTTTGGCGAGGGCCATTACACGCCCGAGGCGCGCATGCGCGTCTATCGCGAGCTCATCGCGCGGGCGAGAGCTTCTCTCGACCGCGGCCTGTCGCTCGTCCTCGACGGCACCTTCCTGGGCGGAGAGGCCATCGAGCAGGTGGAACAGCTCGCCGAGCAGGGCAGGGGAGCGATCTTCCGCGTGCGGGCAACTTGTCCGCGCGAGATCGCCCTCGAGCGTATCCGCGCGCGTGCGGCGGCCGGTGGAAGTCTCTCGGAAGCGCGGCCCGAATTATTCGCCCAACAGCAGGCCGCGGCGGCAGCCTCGGGAACATCGCACGTTGACCTCGAAGTCGACACGACCGATGATCTCGCGCTGCAAGTTCGACGAGTATGCACTACCCTCGCCGAGCGTTATCGCGTCGAGTAAACGTGGACGCGCGGAAAAGAAGACTTCAAGGGAAAGGTTCGTCACCTCGGACGAGTCGCGCGCAAAGAAATAGCCGGCGTTGCCACCGGCCTCAGGCCACGAGCCCCGACGGCGTGTGAGTCGGGTTTTCCCCGGATGCAGGATGCGGGCGATGGCTGGGCCATGCTCGCCACGTATCTCCGAAGCTCACCCTCGGCGTGCGGGGCTCTCTTCCGTTGAGTCCAGGCTACAGAATGGACACCTCCTCTGGGAACGTGGCCTGTCTTTCCTCCCTGCCTCCTTGCCACCTCCTGCCCTCCATCTGTTTTACGCACGGCGGGGTCAAAAAGTTCTTCGATGACCTTCCCTCAAACGGCGCACCACCCACAGGTTGCACGCTGTTTAGAGCAGCCAGATCAAGAGGATGCCTCCCAGCGTGGGCAGCGCCAGCAACGTCAACAACAGTCGTAGCAGATGCGTTCCACCCAGCACCCCCGCGATGGCCGTTTTGAACGCCAGGTTCGACAGGATCGCCACGACGATCAAGCGCCACCCAGCCTGCGGATCGAGTCGCGCATCGGCCACCAGCCGCGCCGTCGAAAGCGTGATCGCATCCATGTCGGTCAGACCCGAGATGATCGCCACCACATACATGCCCTGATTGCCGACATACTCCTTCGTGGCGGCCATTGCAAACAGCACGCCCGCGTAGGCGCCGGCGAACAAGAGGGCCGAGCGCAGCTCGGTGGGGTTCTCCTGCTCGGGCAGGGGCGCCGCTTCGTGCGCCGCCCGGCGTGCCAGCCACGCCACCGGCAAGAGCGTCAGCACGAGCATGGTCGTCACGGCGGGCAGCACCACGATGACGAAGTCGCGTGCTACGACCGCCACCTCGATCAACACACGTGCATAAACCACCGAAGAAGCGAGCAGGATGACGAGCGTCGAGAGGGCGGCGGCGGCCATGGTGCTGTTATCGCGGCGGGCGTAACTGACCGTGGTGGCCGTGCTCGAGATGGCGCCCCCCAGCAGTCCGCTCAATAAGATGCCCGCGTTGCGTCCGAAAAACTTGTAGATGATGTAGCCCGCCAGGCTGATGCCGACGATCAACACAACCATCAACCAGATCTCGAACGGATTCAGCACGTCGAAGGGGCCATACGCGCGATTGGGCAGCACCGGCAGAATCACGCACGAGATCAGCACGAAACGCATGATCGCGTCGAGCTCGGTATCGCCGAGCTTCGCCGCCAGGCCGTGCAGCTCGGGCTTGAACTGCAAGAGCACCGCCACGCCGGCCCCCACGGCCACGGCGATCACCCAGGGACCCACGGGCAGAAAGGCGCCCACGGCAAACATGAGCAGCACGGCGATCTCGGTGGTCGTTCCCTGCCCCGCACGCTTGCCGCTGTGGCGCAGTCCGACGTTGCCGATCGCGACCACCGCCACCACCCCCAGCAGGCTGGCAGCCACGATCCAACCGCCAAAGCGCATGGCCAGCAGCGACGACATCGTGCCGAACACGGTAATGAGCGGGAACGTGCGCAGCCCGGCGAGACTCCGTTCGGAGCGTTCGCGCTGCAGACCGACGAGCAGTCCCAGCGAAAGGGCCAGCAGCAGGGGCTGCACGAGCTCTGCCGGCGTTCCCCAGGGCTGAATGCTCCAGGCTTGGGCCGATTCGAGCGGATTGTTCATAGAGGGCTCGCGCGCGGGCGCGCCGGTGCCGGACGAAGAAATCGACACCCTTCCAGCATAGTTCGCGGCCGTCGCGGAGGGGGGCGTCTGGCCCCTATCAGGCTGCTGAAAAAGTCAGCAGCCTGATAGGATCGCATGGATGCGATCACAAAATAGCGACGGAAGTCGTTATTTTGCGAGCGGTGCGGAGTTCAACTCCGCACTTCGCGAGGCTGAAAAAGGCCACGACGGACCTTTTTCAGCAGCATGCTAGAACATGCGATCCGGCGAGGGCTGGCTGCTGGTCTGGCGCTGCGTCTGCCGGGCGGCGTTAATCATCAGCAGCTCGCCCACGTTTTCGAGCGTCACCAGCCCCACGAGTTGCCCCTGCCGCACGACGGGCAGGGTCCGGCAGCCCTGTTCCTGCATGCGGTCGAACGTGGCCTGCAGCATCTCGTTGTCTTCTACCGTACGGCAGTCTTTGTGCATCACTGCCGAGATCGGCGTCTCGTGCGGCCGCTCGGAGAGGGCCTTGACCAGGGTTGTGCGATCGAGGAGCCCGACGACGCGACCTTGCTCCAGCACGGGAAAGTCCTGCTGCGAGCCCGCCAGCAGTTCTTCGGCCGCCCGCGAGAGTGGCTCCGCCGCGTCGAGCGCCTTGAAGCGGGTCATCATCGCGGCACGAACCGGCACGCCGGAAATCACGGAGCGCATCTGCACCATGTGCGATTCGCCCTGCGCGCCCATGTACACGAACAAAGCGATAAAGATCAGCATGAACTGACCGGTAAACAGCCCGACCATGCCGAACAGGATGGCCACGACCTGCCCCACGCTGGCCGCCGTCTGAGTCGCTTTCACGTAGTCGCCCGTCGTCTTGGCCAGCAGGGCGCGGAGCACGCGACCGCCATCCATCGGAAAGGCCGGGATCAGATTGAAGAGCACGAGGAACAGGTTCACCAACAGCAACTGCCCGAGGAATGGACCGCCAATGAATTCAAAGTCCCAGACCATCGACAGCGAACCCGTCACCAGCAGCACGATCGCCAGCACCATGGCAATAGCCACGTTCACCGCCGGCCCCGCGATGGCGACCAGAAACTCTTGCCAGGGATCCTCCGGCATGCGTTCGAGCCGCGCCACGCCGCCAATCGGCAGGAGCGTAATGTCGCGCGTGTTGATGCCGAAGCGACGCGCCGTCAGGGCGTGCCCCAACTCGTGCAGCACGATGCAGCCGAAGATCGCCGCCACCAGCGCCATCGACTTGAGCGCGCCTTGTAGCGTGCCCCCGGCGGAATACTCGCTCATCAAGATGAACGGAATCAGAATCAGGAACGTCACGTGGATGAAGATGCCAATCCCAGCGACGGTTCCAACTCTCCACGACCAACTCATACGATGTTCTCCCTCTGGGCTGCTGGCAGTCTTGTGCATTGGCGGCCAAAGTCAAGCCTACGGCGTGCCAGAATGCCGAGACGAGGGCGGTTGCCCAAGCAGGCCGGACCAGTAGAATCGGGCTGTTTCCCCAGCCCAGCGCGGTGAGCTGATGCTGGGCGCCGGTACTTTTTCCAGGAGCAGGCAACCGTTCCGATGAGCCATCCCGCCACTTTTCGTGCCGAACAAGTCCACCCCACCGCCTTCATCGCGCGCGGCGCCGTAGTGGTGGGAGACGTCACGCTCGCGGAAGAATCGAGCGTCTGGTTCAACGCGGTGCTGCGTGGCGACTGCGCTCCGATCCGCGTCGGGGCACGCTCGAATATCCAGGACGGCTGCATCCTGCACGCTGATCCCGGCTTTCCCTGCACGCTGGGCGAAGGGGTCACCGTCGGACACGGCGCCGTCGTCCACGGCGCCACGGTGGGCGATAATGTGGTCGTGGGCATGAAGGCCGTCGTGCAGAACGGCGCCAAGATCGGCGCGAATTCGATCGTCGGCGTCGGGGCGGTCGTTACCGAGGGGGTCGAAATCCCACCCGGCTCGCTCGTGCTCGGAGTGCCCGGCAAGTGGAAACGCGAACTGACCGAGCCGGAGATCGAAATGAATCGCCTGGCTGCCGCCCACTACGTGGAAAACTCGAAGGAATTCGCCGCGGCACAGGGTGAGTAAGTTTCGCGATCGACGGCCTCGCGCCATCGACAAGTTGCTTAGCCCCGTTTTCGCGTCGAGCAAGCGTCTGCCACGGCGCAGCCCGTGCTGCACGAACCGCAGCCGGCGCCTTCTTCGGTGCCGCAGCCCGGTCCGCAGCCGGCTGTCACCGTCTCGGCAAACTGGCGGAACTGCACCTTCGATTCGTACGCCTCGGCCAACTCTTCCATCAGCGAGTCGAGCTCGGGCACCTGCGGCCCCAGGAAGTGGAACACCAGGGTCGATCCGTCGAACAGTTGCTCGACGTCGACCAGCGCGATCGGCAGCTTCAACTCCTCGATTCTCCGCACGCAGGCGTGCAGAGCAGCCGCGCGGTGGCGCGAAAGCCGGGCAAGGAGTAACTCATCCTCGACCGTCAGACGCCGCAGGATCGTGCCGTCCGATTCTTCGCCCAGCGCTTCGGTACGAGCGCCAGGGGGGAGCAACACGTCCCCCACTTCCAGCCCCCGCTCGGTACGTACGACAACACGCGTGCCGCGCTCGTAATGGCGGGCATCGGACGAACCAAATCGCCCGATTTGGCCGTTGGCGCCGACACGTACCAGATGCAGACGGCCCATCATGGTCTCCCAAGGTCGCAGGCCAGGAACCTCTGACCATACGATCACTACGGCTATTCTGCCCCATAAGCCGCAGAGTGCCAAGTTCACGGGGCAGGCCCACGAAGCCGCAAGGCCCCTCAAACCGTATTTCCACCTTGCGACAAGACGTGCTGTAGCGATACTTAGGACGTTTCGGCCCAACCATCGATCGCCGCCTGGTTGAGGGGCCACAGAAAGCCATCCGCGAGACGCGACACATGATCGACTGCATCGCACGACCGAACGTCGCCCCTTCCGCCGGCACCGTCTGGCACGATCTGGCTACCCGCATTCTCGACGGGCACCGCCTTACCGAGGAGCAGGCCCTCTCGATCCTCGATGCGCCAGATGCCGAGTTGCTCGACTTGCTCTCGGCGGCCTACCGTGTGCGGCACCGCTACTTCGGCAATCGCGTGCAGCTCTACTTCCTGGTCAACGCCAAGAGCGGGCTCTGCCCGGAGGATTGTGGCTACTGTTCGCAGTCGAAGGTCTCCGATGCTGAAATCCCCAAGTATCGCCTGCTGAGTGCCGAAAAGCTGCTCGACGGTGCCCGCATTGCCGCCGAGCGTCAGGCCAAGACCTACTGCATCGTGATCTCCGGCCGGAGCCCCAGCGAGGCCGAGATGCGGGCCATCACCACGGTGGTGCCGCGCATCAAGGAAGCGCACGACCTGAAGATCTGC comes from Pirellulales bacterium and encodes:
- a CDS encoding MgtC/SapB family protein; protein product: MNNPLESAQAWSIQPWGTPAELVQPLLLALSLGLLVGLQRERSERSLAGLRTFPLITVFGTMSSLLAMRFGGWIVAASLLGVVAVVAIGNVGLRHSGKRAGQGTTTEIAVLLMFAVGAFLPVGPWVIAVAVGAGVAVLLQFKPELHGLAAKLGDTELDAIMRFVLISCVILPVLPNRAYGPFDVLNPFEIWLMVVLIVGISLAGYIIYKFFGRNAGILLSGLLGGAISSTATTVSYARRDNSTMAAAALSTLVILLASSVVYARVLIEVAVVARDFVIVVLPAVTTMLVLTLLPVAWLARRAAHEAAPLPEQENPTELRSALLFAGAYAGVLFAMAATKEYVGNQGMYVVAIISGLTDMDAITLSTARLVADARLDPQAGWRLIVVAILSNLAFKTAIAGVLGGTHLLRLLLTLLALPTLGGILLIWLL
- a CDS encoding site-2 protease family protein, whose product is MSWSWRVGTVAGIGIFIHVTFLILIPFILMSEYSAGGTLQGALKSMALVAAIFGCIVLHELGHALTARRFGINTRDITLLPIGGVARLERMPEDPWQEFLVAIAGPAVNVAIAMVLAIVLLVTGSLSMVWDFEFIGGPFLGQLLLVNLFLVLFNLIPAFPMDGGRVLRALLAKTTGDYVKATQTAASVGQVVAILFGMVGLFTGQFMLIFIALFVYMGAQGESHMVQMRSVISGVPVRAAMMTRFKALDAAEPLSRAAEELLAGSQQDFPVLEQGRVVGLLDRTTLVKALSERPHETPISAVMHKDCRTVEDNEMLQATFDRMQEQGCRTLPVVRQGQLVGLVTLENVGELLMINAARQTQRQTSSQPSPDRMF
- a CDS encoding gamma carbonic anhydrase family protein, with product MSHPATFRAEQVHPTAFIARGAVVVGDVTLAEESSVWFNAVLRGDCAPIRVGARSNIQDGCILHADPGFPCTLGEGVTVGHGAVVHGATVGDNVVVGMKAVVQNGAKIGANSIVGVGAVVTEGVEIPPGSLVLGVPGKWKRELTEPEIEMNRLAAAHYVENSKEFAAAQGE
- a CDS encoding AAA family ATPase, with translation MNHDATPTLVEQLSRPEAYAEHPREIVLHETHISWVFVTEQFAYKLKKPVRFDFLDYSTAEKRRAACEAELRLNRRLARDVYLDVLPITRDDVGSLHVAGVGPTVDWAVRMRRLADEERLDCLIRDGHVSEADLERVAARLATFYRQAPGLAVDAGEYRAAIESHVRANRRELAREERGLPQDLVERVHQAQLRCLALAPALLERRVREGRIIDGHGDLRPEHIYLLEPPVAIDCIEFNDEFRRLDAADELAFLAMECDRLGASSLGARLFDSCCRATGDEPPARLVTFFKSYRAAVRAKVHALRADQAQGSERERALQEAISYLELADSYRDRSERPLLLVVGGLMGTGKSTLAEALARQFGTAVFSTDAIRHELFGQSQHPAGFGEGHYTPEARMRVYRELIARARASLDRGLSLVLDGTFLGGEAIEQVEQLAEQGRGAIFRVRATCPREIALERIRARAAAGGSLSEARPELFAQQQAAAAASGTSHVDLEVDTTDDLALQVRRVCTTLAERYRVE